One Actinospica robiniae DSM 44927 genomic region harbors:
- a CDS encoding copper resistance CopC/CopD family protein has protein sequence MPLTSQITVTRILLRAAVSAAVILTALLVAAGTASAHADVVSSSPAQGTLLTAEPSQVILDYSEAVTLRLSSISVIAPDGRKVAAGAPSYGATGEDSLAVALAPDASEGTYVVDWQATAADDGHATSGFVTFSVGAPSRIAAPAQSATRDTATDTLVDIALWLGFAGLALMVGDTAIRLMARTPSLAGRWIAPLGWAVTLVATLLQLLLAGPYARGEAPTHVFDRSLLSAELATPEGHALMARLVLLAVAAAFGTALRISVSGVWFSAVLTIALAVTWSMTSHAASGSQVPLALTVTAVHVTSMAVWVGGLASLAVMLSRGGDGAPADPAQLCRRFSRLALLAVAALAASGLYQAWREVGAISALTGTGYGRLLIVKVLVVAGVLTVAARSRSLLRGRFADRPDSLRTAIVIELGGAAAVLIVTVLLLAADPARTAAALAAAH, from the coding sequence ATGCCACTGACGTCGCAGATCACGGTGACGCGGATTCTGTTGCGGGCGGCCGTGAGCGCGGCCGTGATCCTGACAGCTCTACTGGTCGCGGCGGGCACCGCGTCCGCTCACGCGGATGTGGTCTCCTCATCCCCGGCCCAAGGCACACTGCTCACCGCCGAACCGAGTCAGGTCATCCTCGACTACAGCGAAGCCGTCACACTCCGGCTGAGCTCGATCAGCGTGATCGCTCCGGACGGCCGCAAGGTCGCGGCCGGCGCTCCCAGCTACGGCGCGACCGGCGAGGACAGCCTCGCGGTCGCCCTCGCCCCCGACGCGTCCGAAGGCACGTACGTGGTGGACTGGCAGGCCACGGCCGCCGACGACGGCCACGCCACCTCGGGCTTCGTCACCTTCTCGGTAGGCGCGCCCAGCCGGATCGCCGCGCCGGCCCAGTCCGCGACCCGCGACACGGCCACGGACACGCTCGTCGACATCGCCCTATGGCTCGGCTTCGCCGGTCTCGCGCTGATGGTCGGCGACACCGCGATCCGCCTGATGGCCCGCACGCCGAGCCTGGCCGGCCGGTGGATCGCACCGCTGGGCTGGGCTGTGACGCTCGTGGCCACGCTGCTCCAGCTCCTGCTCGCCGGCCCTTACGCCCGCGGCGAAGCGCCCACCCACGTGTTCGATCGATCGCTGCTGTCAGCGGAGCTGGCCACGCCCGAGGGCCACGCGCTGATGGCCCGTCTGGTCCTGCTCGCCGTGGCCGCCGCATTCGGGACGGCGCTTCGTATCAGCGTCAGCGGAGTGTGGTTCAGCGCAGTGCTCACCATCGCGCTGGCCGTGACGTGGAGCATGACCAGCCACGCGGCGAGCGGGAGCCAGGTGCCCTTGGCGCTCACCGTGACGGCCGTGCACGTGACGTCGATGGCGGTCTGGGTCGGCGGGCTCGCCTCACTGGCCGTCATGCTCAGCCGCGGCGGGGACGGCGCGCCGGCCGACCCGGCGCAGCTGTGCCGCCGGTTCTCCCGGCTCGCGCTGCTCGCCGTGGCCGCGCTCGCCGCCAGCGGGCTGTACCAGGCCTGGCGCGAGGTGGGCGCGATCTCCGCGCTGACCGGCACCGGGTACGGCAGGCTGCTGATCGTGAAGGTGCTCGTCGTCGCCGGGGTGCTGACCGTCGCCGCGCGCTCCCGCTCGCTGCTGCGCGGCCGCTTCGCCGACCGTCCGGACTCCCTGCGCACCGCCATCGTGATCGAACTCGGCGGTGCGGCCGCCGTCTTGATCGTGACCGTCCTGCTGCTCGCCGCCGACCCGGCCCGCACCGCCGCCGCGCTCGCCGCCGCCCACTGA
- a CDS encoding ATP-binding protein — MGRRERPIEDDGGPVPVFAAELRRLRAAAGSPTYRALAERTHYAASVLSAATRGAQLPTWPVVRAFVLACGGSEPEWRERWDAADRLLRPAMVPAPGDGRALRTLPAAPGLFSGRAAELDQLEAFALDSDGELSLVAISGMAGVGKTALALRTAHRLAGHFPDGQYWLDLQGYTEGMAPRNPADALAVMLSILGLLPAQIPADLEARAALYRDRLFGSKTLIVLDNAVDENQIRPLLPGAQGCFVLVTSRRRLKSVDAYPVALDVLAEPDAVTLLRRASGLKASAADDAALQTIARLCGHLPLALRVSGALLRHRPKWTAQLLADKMLEGSADLLGSREDGDLATLFALSYNRLPERHQHLFRLLGRVPGPDIDLPAAAALLDAPVAETERIAQSLLDLSLVEEHEADRYRMHDLVRLYARSLSEHGEPGREACAALGRLCRFYSDNGARADARIARFTRPGAAAPAEGLDFTDQSSALRWLRREYPNVRACIGFAAAHGEDESVISLTAVLAAISSAHGPWTEAIALHEAAAVAAERAGDPVGQANALVDAGAIHLHSGAFATGRAQIAAAAEHYHAAGEQTGIANTLTWQGVTRRVTGDLVGALADFESALARYDELGDRRGRAIVLTDMGMAHYLAGDATTAIHEVEESRALHTELGNPTASAQAASLLGGLRSSVGDVHGALEILDEALDLLSRLGNHSAQANALVEKGVILGGLGQTEQALAAVEESLELHRRLGNRLGRVVGLQARARVLRASGDTSAALRDFEESLASCRALGSRGNEAWILNQYADTLVEHGEYERAAIAFAEALEVAEETDLATEQVLALEGLGECRVRAGASADGVELLTRALAKARTMKSPDADRLERRLAELG, encoded by the coding sequence GTGGGTCGGAGAGAACGACCGATCGAGGACGACGGCGGACCCGTCCCCGTGTTCGCGGCCGAGCTGCGCCGGCTGCGCGCGGCCGCGGGCTCGCCGACCTACCGGGCGCTGGCCGAGCGGACGCACTACGCGGCGAGTGTGCTCTCGGCGGCGACCCGGGGCGCGCAGCTGCCGACGTGGCCGGTCGTGCGGGCCTTCGTGCTGGCCTGCGGCGGCTCGGAGCCGGAGTGGCGCGAGCGCTGGGACGCGGCCGATCGCCTGCTGCGCCCGGCCATGGTGCCCGCGCCCGGGGACGGGCGCGCGCTGCGCACCCTGCCGGCGGCGCCCGGCCTGTTCAGCGGCCGGGCGGCCGAGCTCGACCAGCTCGAGGCCTTCGCCCTGGACTCCGACGGCGAGCTCTCGCTCGTGGCGATCAGCGGGATGGCCGGGGTCGGGAAGACCGCGCTGGCGCTGCGGACCGCGCACCGGCTGGCCGGGCACTTCCCGGACGGGCAGTACTGGCTCGATCTGCAGGGCTACACCGAGGGTATGGCGCCGCGCAATCCGGCGGACGCGCTCGCCGTGATGCTCTCCATCCTGGGTCTGCTGCCGGCGCAGATCCCGGCGGACCTCGAGGCGCGCGCGGCCCTGTACCGGGACCGGCTCTTCGGCAGCAAGACCCTGATCGTCCTGGACAACGCGGTGGACGAGAACCAGATCCGCCCGCTGCTGCCCGGCGCGCAGGGCTGCTTCGTCCTGGTCACCAGCCGGCGCCGGCTCAAGTCGGTGGACGCGTATCCGGTGGCGCTGGACGTGCTGGCCGAGCCGGACGCCGTGACGCTGCTGCGCCGGGCTTCCGGGCTCAAGGCGTCGGCCGCGGACGACGCCGCCCTGCAGACGATCGCCCGGCTGTGCGGGCATCTGCCGCTGGCGCTGCGGGTGAGCGGGGCCCTGCTGCGGCACCGGCCGAAGTGGACGGCGCAGCTGCTGGCCGACAAGATGCTCGAGGGGTCGGCGGACCTGCTCGGCTCCCGCGAGGACGGCGACCTGGCCACCCTCTTCGCCCTCTCCTACAACCGGCTCCCGGAGCGGCACCAGCACCTGTTCCGCCTGCTCGGGCGGGTCCCCGGGCCGGACATCGACCTGCCCGCGGCCGCCGCGCTGCTGGACGCGCCGGTGGCCGAGACGGAGCGGATCGCCCAGTCGTTGCTCGATCTCAGCCTCGTCGAGGAGCACGAGGCGGACCGCTACCGGATGCACGACCTCGTCCGCCTCTATGCCAGATCCCTGAGTGAGCACGGCGAGCCGGGCCGCGAGGCGTGTGCGGCGCTGGGCCGGCTGTGCCGGTTCTACAGCGACAACGGCGCCCGGGCGGACGCGCGCATCGCGCGGTTCACCCGGCCCGGGGCCGCGGCACCGGCCGAGGGCCTCGACTTCACCGACCAATCCAGTGCCCTGAGATGGCTGCGCCGGGAGTACCCCAACGTGCGCGCGTGCATCGGCTTCGCCGCCGCGCACGGCGAAGACGAATCAGTCATCTCACTCACCGCCGTGCTGGCGGCGATATCCAGTGCCCACGGGCCGTGGACGGAGGCGATCGCCCTGCACGAGGCCGCCGCGGTGGCGGCCGAGCGCGCCGGCGACCCGGTCGGCCAGGCGAACGCGTTGGTGGACGCGGGCGCGATCCACCTGCATTCCGGCGCCTTCGCCACCGGCCGCGCTCAGATCGCGGCCGCCGCCGAGCACTACCACGCGGCCGGTGAGCAGACCGGGATCGCCAACACCTTGACGTGGCAGGGCGTCACCCGCCGCGTCACCGGCGATCTGGTGGGTGCCCTGGCCGACTTCGAGTCCGCGCTCGCCCGCTACGACGAGCTCGGCGACCGGCGCGGGCGCGCGATCGTGCTGACCGACATGGGCATGGCGCACTATCTCGCCGGCGACGCCACGACGGCGATCCACGAGGTGGAGGAATCCCGCGCGCTGCACACCGAGCTCGGCAACCCGACCGCGTCGGCCCAGGCCGCGTCGCTGCTCGGCGGACTGCGCAGCTCGGTCGGCGACGTGCACGGCGCGCTGGAGATCCTCGACGAGGCCCTCGATCTGCTCTCCCGACTGGGCAATCACAGCGCGCAGGCGAACGCATTGGTCGAGAAGGGCGTGATCCTCGGCGGCCTCGGGCAGACCGAGCAGGCGCTGGCGGCAGTGGAAGAGTCCTTGGAGCTGCACCGCCGGCTGGGCAACCGGCTGGGCCGGGTGGTGGGGCTGCAGGCGCGGGCCCGGGTGCTGCGCGCGAGCGGGGACACCAGCGCGGCCCTGCGCGATTTCGAGGAGTCGCTCGCCTCCTGCCGGGCCCTGGGCTCGCGCGGCAACGAGGCCTGGATCCTGAATCAGTACGCCGACACGCTCGTGGAGCACGGCGAGTACGAGCGGGCGGCGATCGCCTTCGCCGAGGCGCTCGAGGTCGCCGAGGAGACGGATCTGGCGACCGAGCAGGTGCTGGCGCTCGAAGGGCTCGGCGAATGCCGGGTGCGGGCCGGGGCGTCGGCCGACGGAGTCGAACTCCTCACCAGGGCGTTGGCGAAGGCGCGCACGATGAAGAGCCCAGACGCGGACCGGCTGGAGCGGCGGCTCGCCGAGCTGGGCTGA
- a CDS encoding serine/threonine-protein kinase, translating into MTSSDEGGLIAGRYRLESELGRGAMGVVWLARDERLGRMVAVKELRGRFGLSSTQVEQTHLRARREARIAARLHHESAVAVYDVAEHDGEPYLVMEYVRSRSLSETLAQDGVLEPAQAAEIGVQLASALAAAHEAGIVHRDVKPGNILLTEHGKAKLTDFGISRAVGDVTVTGTGEMLGTPAYVAPEVAQGRPATAASDVFSLGATLYAAVEGMPPFETGPTVMALLLRIVNGEMRPPERCGPLAGPLLWMMQPDPLNRPGMERARRALQAAAVEAPNAPAAEPVSTLPEPAAQPESAPEAADAAAHSDAVADRGEPADASAPERPKTTTFQSGRRRMLPFALMAVAAVLTAGIVAGIVASSGPNTSHDEGPSQSPTHSPSATHSAAGASATEAASATSVTPAAPTTSASQSVSAQLVSAIADYYKLMPGHLDEGWGYLTPAYQVSPAGGMSGYRGFWGQVKSVAATDIVASPPSTVVATITYHFKNGQVETDRTTFGLVRSGGIWKIATSHT; encoded by the coding sequence GTGACCTCGAGCGACGAGGGCGGCCTGATAGCCGGTCGGTATCGGTTGGAGTCCGAGCTGGGCCGGGGCGCGATGGGCGTGGTCTGGCTGGCGCGGGACGAGCGGCTCGGCCGTATGGTGGCCGTCAAGGAGCTGCGAGGCAGGTTCGGGCTCTCCTCCACTCAGGTGGAGCAGACGCACCTGCGCGCCCGCCGCGAGGCCCGGATAGCGGCCCGGCTGCACCACGAGAGCGCGGTCGCCGTGTACGACGTGGCCGAACACGACGGCGAGCCGTATCTGGTGATGGAGTACGTCCGCTCCCGCAGCCTCTCCGAGACCCTCGCCCAGGACGGCGTGCTCGAGCCGGCACAGGCCGCTGAGATCGGCGTGCAGCTGGCGTCGGCGCTCGCGGCGGCGCACGAGGCCGGCATCGTGCACCGGGACGTGAAGCCCGGCAACATCCTGCTCACCGAGCACGGCAAGGCGAAGCTCACCGACTTCGGCATATCGCGGGCCGTGGGCGACGTGACCGTGACCGGTACCGGCGAGATGCTCGGCACGCCCGCCTACGTCGCACCGGAAGTGGCCCAGGGGCGCCCCGCGACCGCGGCGAGCGACGTCTTCTCGCTCGGCGCGACACTTTACGCGGCGGTGGAGGGGATGCCGCCGTTCGAGACCGGTCCGACCGTCATGGCTCTGCTTCTGCGCATCGTGAACGGCGAGATGCGGCCGCCGGAGCGGTGCGGCCCGCTGGCCGGCCCGCTGCTGTGGATGATGCAGCCCGACCCGCTCAACCGTCCGGGCATGGAGAGAGCGCGGCGAGCTCTCCAAGCCGCCGCGGTCGAGGCCCCGAACGCGCCGGCGGCGGAGCCCGTCAGCACTCTGCCCGAGCCCGCGGCGCAACCGGAGTCCGCGCCGGAGGCGGCCGACGCGGCGGCGCACTCCGATGCCGTCGCGGATCGAGGCGAGCCGGCGGACGCGAGCGCTCCGGAACGGCCGAAAACGACCACCTTCCAGAGCGGCCGCCGTCGCATGCTGCCGTTCGCCCTGATGGCGGTCGCGGCCGTGCTCACCGCGGGCATCGTGGCCGGGATCGTCGCGAGCAGCGGGCCGAACACGTCCCACGACGAGGGGCCCTCGCAGTCTCCGACCCACTCCCCCTCGGCCACGCACTCCGCCGCCGGCGCGTCGGCCACTGAGGCGGCTTCGGCCACGTCCGTCACGCCGGCCGCCCCGACGACGAGCGCGTCGCAGTCCGTGTCGGCACAGCTGGTCTCCGCGATCGCGGACTACTACAAGCTGATGCCCGGTCACCTCGACGAGGGCTGGGGATACCTGACGCCCGCTTACCAGGTGAGCCCGGCCGGCGGCATGTCCGGATACCGCGGCTTCTGGGGCCAGGTGAAGAGCGTCGCGGCCACCGACATCGTGGCGTCTCCGCCCTCGACCGTGGTGGCCACCATCACCTACCACTTCAAGAACGGCCAGGTCGAGACGGACCGCACGACCTTCGGCCTCGTCCGTTCCGGCGGCATCTGGAAGATCGCGACCTCGCACACCTGA
- a CDS encoding discoidin domain-containing protein gives MSVRSFTPASLRRGGPAGHRSTVIGVVLALLASLLVVTVSAPAQAAGSLLSQGKTTTASSLENATFPASNATDGNTGTRWSSAFSDPQWLEVDLGATASISSVVLQWEAAYGTAFQIQTSNDNATWTSIYSTTTGTGGTQTLTVSGSGRYVRMYGTARATQYGYSLYEFQVYGTIGSGTGCGTTDAALGAPTTASSLENAGDPATAATDGNTGTRWSSAFSDPQWLQVDLGSTQSICQVALNWETAYATAFQIQTSNDASTWTTIYSTTTGTGGIQTLNVSGSGRYIRMYGTARATQYGYSLWEFDVYTGSSSGTGGGNTVSVGAPGAQSWTVGTPVTLQISATDSGSGQTLTYSASGLPAALSINASTGQITGTPSAAGSGTATVTAKDATGASGTATIAWTVGTSGTGPTGCTGQSNQPNFGSNVYIFDPSMSATSIQSTLDSVFNTQKLNQFGTQRDALLFKPGTYSAEANIGYYTSIQGLGQNPDDVTINGDVTVDAFDGTGNATQNFWRSAENLAINPSSGSDRWAVAQAGPFRRVDVHGGLELYPASYGYASGGYIADTKVSGQASSVSEQQWYSQDSNFGSWSGSVWNMVFSGVTGAPAQSFPTPPMTTLATTPTSRDVPYLYVDSSGNYHVFAPSLRTNASGPSWANGSTPGTSIPMSQFFVANPSDTAAQINAALAEGCNLFFTPGVYNIDQTLNVTNPNTIVLGVGFPTLIPTNGVNTMQVADVDGVRIDGLLFDAGTTNSQALLTVGVAGSHTSHASNPISVQDTFFRIGGDIAGKATNSLVVNADNTLINDIWAWRADHGNSGTVGWTVNTAATGLIVNGNNVLATGLFVEHYQNYEVEWNGNGGETIFLQNENPYDPPNQAAWMNGSTDGYAAYEVAPTVTTHQAYGLGSYCYFNVNPAVVNDHAFQAPNTPGVQFHDLLTVSLGGVGVINHVINSTGAATPSNTTPSDVTSYP, from the coding sequence ATGTCAGTACGAAGTTTCACACCAGCGTCATTACGGCGCGGTGGTCCGGCCGGCCATCGCAGCACCGTGATCGGGGTCGTGCTCGCCCTCTTGGCGAGTCTGCTGGTCGTCACCGTCTCAGCCCCCGCACAAGCGGCCGGGTCCCTGCTGTCGCAGGGCAAGACGACGACGGCTTCCTCGCTCGAGAACGCGACCTTCCCCGCCTCCAACGCCACCGACGGCAACACCGGCACCCGCTGGTCCAGCGCGTTCTCCGACCCGCAGTGGCTGGAGGTGGACCTCGGCGCGACCGCCTCGATCAGCTCGGTCGTGCTGCAGTGGGAGGCGGCCTACGGCACCGCCTTCCAGATCCAGACCTCGAATGACAACGCGACCTGGACCTCGATCTACTCGACCACCACCGGGACCGGCGGCACCCAGACGCTGACCGTCAGCGGCTCGGGCCGCTACGTGCGCATGTACGGCACCGCGCGGGCGACCCAGTACGGCTACTCGCTCTACGAGTTCCAGGTCTACGGCACCATCGGCAGCGGCACCGGCTGCGGCACCACCGACGCCGCCCTCGGCGCGCCCACCACCGCGTCCTCGCTGGAGAACGCCGGGGATCCGGCCACCGCCGCCACCGACGGCAACACCGGCACCCGCTGGTCCAGCGCGTTCTCCGACCCGCAGTGGCTGCAGGTCGACCTCGGCTCCACGCAGTCCATCTGCCAGGTCGCGCTGAACTGGGAGACCGCGTACGCCACGGCGTTCCAGATCCAGACCTCGAACGACGCGTCGACCTGGACCACGATCTACTCCACCACCACCGGCACCGGCGGCATCCAGACGCTGAACGTCAGCGGCTCGGGCCGCTACATCCGGATGTACGGCACCGCGCGGGCGACCCAGTACGGCTACTCGCTGTGGGAGTTCGACGTCTACACCGGCTCCAGCAGCGGCACGGGCGGCGGCAACACGGTCTCCGTCGGCGCCCCCGGCGCGCAGAGCTGGACCGTGGGCACCCCGGTGACCCTGCAGATCAGCGCCACCGACTCGGGCTCCGGCCAGACCCTGACCTACTCGGCCTCCGGCCTGCCCGCGGCCCTGTCGATCAACGCGAGCACCGGCCAGATCACCGGCACCCCGTCGGCCGCCGGCTCGGGCACCGCCACGGTCACCGCGAAGGACGCCACCGGCGCCTCCGGCACCGCCACGATCGCCTGGACCGTCGGCACCAGCGGCACCGGCCCGACCGGCTGCACCGGCCAGTCGAACCAGCCGAACTTCGGCTCGAACGTCTACATCTTCGACCCGAGCATGTCGGCCACCTCCATCCAGTCCACCCTGGACTCGGTGTTCAACACCCAGAAGCTCAACCAGTTCGGCACCCAGCGCGACGCCCTGCTGTTCAAGCCGGGCACCTACAGCGCCGAGGCCAACATCGGCTACTACACCTCGATCCAGGGCCTCGGACAGAACCCTGACGACGTCACCATCAACGGCGACGTCACCGTGGACGCGTTCGACGGCACCGGCAACGCCACCCAGAACTTCTGGCGCTCGGCGGAGAACCTGGCGATCAACCCCTCGTCCGGCAGCGACCGCTGGGCCGTCGCCCAGGCCGGGCCGTTCCGGCGGGTCGACGTGCACGGCGGGCTGGAGCTCTACCCGGCCAGCTACGGCTACGCCAGCGGCGGCTACATCGCCGACACCAAGGTCTCCGGCCAGGCGTCGAGCGTGTCCGAGCAGCAGTGGTACTCGCAGGACAGCAACTTCGGCAGCTGGAGCGGGTCGGTCTGGAACATGGTGTTCTCCGGGGTCACCGGGGCGCCGGCGCAGAGCTTCCCCACCCCGCCGATGACCACGCTGGCCACCACGCCGACCTCGCGCGACGTGCCGTACCTGTACGTCGACTCGTCCGGCAACTACCACGTGTTCGCGCCGTCCCTGCGCACCAACGCCTCGGGCCCGAGCTGGGCGAACGGCTCGACCCCGGGCACCTCGATCCCGATGAGCCAGTTCTTCGTGGCCAACCCGTCCGACACCGCGGCGCAGATCAACGCGGCGCTGGCCGAGGGCTGCAACCTGTTCTTCACCCCGGGTGTCTACAACATCGACCAGACCCTCAACGTCACCAACCCGAACACCATCGTGCTGGGTGTCGGCTTCCCGACGCTCATCCCGACCAACGGCGTCAACACCATGCAGGTGGCTGACGTCGACGGCGTCCGGATCGACGGTCTGCTCTTCGACGCCGGCACCACCAACTCCCAGGCGCTGCTGACGGTGGGTGTGGCGGGCTCGCACACCAGCCACGCGTCCAACCCGATCTCGGTGCAGGACACCTTCTTCCGGATCGGCGGCGACATCGCCGGCAAGGCCACCAACAGCCTGGTGGTCAACGCCGACAACACCCTGATCAACGACATCTGGGCCTGGCGCGCCGACCACGGCAACTCGGGCACCGTCGGCTGGACGGTGAACACCGCGGCGACCGGACTGATCGTCAACGGCAACAACGTCCTGGCGACCGGCCTGTTCGTGGAGCACTACCAGAACTACGAAGTCGAGTGGAACGGCAACGGCGGGGAGACGATCTTCCTGCAGAACGAGAACCCCTACGACCCGCCGAACCAGGCGGCCTGGATGAACGGATCCACGGACGGATACGCCGCCTATGAGGTGGCCCCGACCGTGACCACGCACCAGGCGTACGGCCTAGGCTCGTACTGCTACTTCAACGTCAACCCGGCGGTGGTCAACGACCATGCCTTCCAGGCGCCGAACACCCCGGGCGTCCAGTTCCACGACCTGCTCACGGTCTCGCTCGGCGGAGTCGGCGTGATCAACCACGTCATCAACTCCACCGGCGCGGCCACCCCGTCCAACACCACACCGTCCGATGTGACCAGTTACCCGTGA
- a CDS encoding GNAT family N-acetyltransferase → MEPHMPELELLRPDHASALLAFERENRAFFAASIPDRGDEFFSAFADRYAQLLAWQAEGTDRFHVLVGEGGEIVGRVNLVEIENGSAELGYRIAQKATGRGLASAAVRDVLDLAAREYGLELVRAKVTADNAASRKVLERNGFIATGSLTLNGKPATSFVLEMRSGLRGSPRAGRPPIVR, encoded by the coding sequence ATGGAACCGCACATGCCGGAACTCGAATTGCTCCGCCCCGACCACGCCTCGGCCCTTCTGGCGTTCGAACGGGAGAACCGGGCCTTCTTCGCGGCCTCGATACCTGATCGCGGCGACGAGTTCTTCTCCGCTTTCGCCGACCGCTACGCGCAGCTGCTCGCGTGGCAGGCGGAGGGGACCGACCGTTTCCACGTGCTGGTCGGCGAGGGCGGGGAGATCGTCGGCCGGGTGAACCTGGTCGAGATCGAGAACGGTTCGGCCGAGCTCGGCTACCGGATCGCGCAGAAGGCGACGGGGCGGGGATTGGCGAGCGCCGCGGTGCGCGACGTACTCGATCTGGCCGCGCGCGAATACGGGCTCGAGCTCGTGCGCGCCAAGGTCACCGCGGACAACGCGGCCTCTCGCAAAGTACTCGAGCGCAACGGCTTCATCGCAACCGGCTCGTTGACACTCAACGGGAAGCCGGCGACTTCTTTCGTGCTGGAGATGCGGTCCGGCCTGCGCGGGTCTCCCCGCGCAGGCCGGCCCCCGATCGTCCGATGA
- a CDS encoding magnesium transporter MgtE N-terminal domain-containing protein: MTSGKATARIFVSHLAGKAVFDQDGDQVGRVRDVIVQLIGGQERPRVLGLVGEVTGKRRVFLPITRVTAIETGQVISTGLINMRRFQQRPNETLVLAELLDRKVRLAAGAEGRDEVQIKDVAIECTGPGDWELAQVFVQHPAKGLRRRGESAVVDWEALTGLAVPEAGPQEAATLLASFDQMRAADIARAVHELNPKRRGEVIAALDDERLADVLEELPEEDQVEILVKLEVERAADVLEEMDPDDAADLLGDLPAEEAERLLGLMQPDEAAPVRRLLSYSDDTAGGLMTSEPIILPPDATVAEALARIRRAELTPALAAQVYVCRAPLETPTGRFLGMVHFQRLLREPPASLVSAAVDNGVEPLRAEQPLREVTRFMATYNLVAAPVVDESGHLLGAITVDDVLDHVLPADWRHQDLTDEGGKG; the protein is encoded by the coding sequence ATGACGTCGGGGAAGGCCACGGCCCGGATCTTCGTCTCGCACCTGGCCGGCAAAGCCGTGTTCGACCAGGACGGCGATCAGGTGGGCCGGGTGCGCGACGTGATCGTGCAGCTGATCGGGGGTCAGGAGCGCCCCCGGGTGCTCGGCCTGGTCGGCGAGGTGACCGGCAAGCGGCGGGTCTTCCTGCCGATCACGCGGGTGACCGCGATCGAGACCGGACAGGTGATCTCCACCGGGCTGATCAACATGCGCCGGTTCCAGCAGCGGCCGAACGAGACCCTCGTGCTCGCCGAGCTGCTCGACCGCAAGGTGCGCCTGGCCGCCGGCGCCGAGGGCCGGGACGAGGTGCAGATCAAGGACGTCGCGATCGAGTGCACCGGCCCGGGCGACTGGGAGCTGGCCCAGGTGTTCGTGCAGCACCCGGCCAAGGGCCTGCGCCGCCGCGGCGAGAGCGCGGTGGTCGACTGGGAGGCGCTGACCGGCCTCGCGGTGCCCGAGGCGGGGCCGCAGGAGGCGGCGACGCTGCTGGCCAGCTTCGACCAGATGCGCGCGGCCGACATCGCCCGCGCCGTGCACGAGCTCAACCCGAAGCGGCGCGGCGAGGTCATCGCCGCCCTCGACGACGAGCGGCTCGCCGACGTGCTCGAGGAGCTGCCGGAGGAGGACCAGGTCGAGATCCTGGTCAAGCTCGAGGTGGAACGGGCCGCGGACGTACTCGAGGAGATGGACCCGGACGACGCCGCGGACCTGCTCGGCGACCTGCCGGCGGAGGAGGCCGAGCGGCTGCTCGGGCTGATGCAGCCGGACGAGGCCGCCCCGGTCCGGCGGCTGCTGAGCTACTCCGACGACACCGCCGGCGGTCTGATGACCAGCGAGCCGATCATCCTGCCGCCGGACGCTACCGTGGCCGAGGCACTGGCCCGGATCCGCCGGGCCGAGCTCACCCCCGCCCTCGCCGCCCAGGTCTACGTCTGCCGGGCGCCGCTGGAGACGCCCACCGGCCGCTTCCTCGGCATGGTGCACTTCCAGCGGCTGCTGCGCGAGCCGCCGGCCAGCCTGGTCAGCGCGGCCGTGGACAACGGCGTGGAGCCGCTGCGGGCGGAGCAGCCCCTTCGCGAGGTGACCAGGTTCATGGCCACCTACAACCTGGTCGCGGCCCCGGTGGTGGACGAGTCCGGCCACCTGCTCGGCGCGATCACCGTGGACGACGTGCTCGACCACGTGCTGCCCGCCGACTGGCGCCACCAGGATCTGACCGACGAGGGCGGGAAGGGCTGA
- a CDS encoding DUF1003 domain-containing protein, whose amino-acid sequence MPAERERERERDQGAEREKAPRTAASRPQPGEGPRLDQPKTLRPRRSVRPSVNAEKFGQASENLARYFGTAQYLVIQTAIVIVWIVLNIMVFTRSIRWDPYPFILLNLAFSTQAAYAAPLILLAQNRQTDRDRVQYEQDRARDEQSVANTEYLLREVASLRMAVNDLTTRDFLRSELQALIKELEQAKSEER is encoded by the coding sequence ATGCCGGCCGAGCGTGAGCGAGAGCGCGAACGGGACCAGGGCGCCGAGCGCGAGAAGGCCCCGCGGACGGCCGCGTCCAGACCGCAGCCGGGTGAGGGTCCGCGGCTGGACCAGCCGAAGACGCTGCGGCCGCGCCGCAGCGTGCGCCCGTCGGTGAACGCGGAGAAGTTCGGCCAGGCCTCGGAGAACCTGGCGCGCTACTTCGGCACCGCGCAGTACCTGGTGATCCAGACCGCCATCGTGATCGTGTGGATTGTCCTGAACATCATGGTGTTCACACGCTCGATCCGCTGGGACCCCTACCCCTTCATCCTGCTCAACCTCGCCTTCTCCACCCAGGCCGCCTACGCCGCGCCGCTGATCCTGCTGGCGCAGAACCGGCAGACGGACCGGGACCGGGTGCAGTACGAGCAGGACCGGGCCCGGGACGAGCAGTCCGTGGCGAACACCGAGTACCTGCTGCGCGAAGTGGCCTCGCTGCGCATGGCGGTCAACGATCTGACCACCCGTGACTTCCTGCGCTCGGAACTGCAGGCGCTGATCAAGGAGCTGGAACAGGCCAAGTCC